The genomic region GCACCACGGACCGTCAGGAGTCGCTCTACTTCAGTCTGCTGGTCAGTTCCATCCTGGTGCAGGACCTGGTCCGCCGGCGGGCGCCGGACACCGACCTGGCCCGTACCGTCGCGGTGCTGGAGGAGCTGGCGGTGCGGTCCAAGACCACCCGTCGGATGGTGCCGGGGGACGCCGCGCTGGCCCTGCACAGTCCGGGGGTCGGGCTGACCCTGCAGGGCAGCGAGCGGCTCGGTCCGCTGCTGCGCTGGTCGGTCACCGACTTCTCGGCCCAGCTGCTCAAGCGCACCATCCAACTCGGCGGCCTGTCACAGAACATCACCTCGCACGACCGGCTGCTGCGGCTGGCCGAGTCGGTGATGGACCACCTCTGGGAGCGCCGGATCGGCTCCGGGGAGAACGCCAAGCTCTGGGACGACCTGAGCCCGGTCTCGCCGGACGTCGAGGAGCACGGGCAGGTGCTCTCCTGGTCGATGACCGAGCGGATGGTGGAGGCGCTGATCGCGGCCGCCAACCTGATCGAGCAGACCCCGATCCGCAGCTCCCGACTGACCGAGCTGGCCACCGACCTGCTCAGCGAGGCCGACCACCTGTTGGACAAGGAGGTGATGGAGGCCTCCGGCGGCGGGTTCGTCTCGGTCCTCAACACGCTGCGCCAGTCCGAGGCCAGGCTGCAGCGGGCCCGCCGGCTGCTCCGTGACCGGCCGGGCACCGCCTGCACGCTGGCCCTGCAGGTCCTCGCCTCGCTGGACGAGTTGGCCGCGGCGCGCCGCACGGCATCCCGGGGGTACTGAGCCGTGCTGATCTTCGCGACCTCGGACAAGGGCGGCACCGGTCGCTCCGTGACCAGTGCCAACGTCGCCTACCGCCGCGCCCTGGACGGCGACGACGTCTGCTACCTGGACTTCGACTTCGGCTCGCCCACCAGCGCCGCCGTCTTCGACGTGCCGACGGCGCTGCGCGGCGTCGACGAACTCGGCCTGCACTCCTACCTGCGCGGCGAGGTGGCCGAGCCGCGCCGGGTGGACGTCTGGGCCGAGTCGGAGAGCCCGGCGCTGCGCCCGCGCCCGCCCGGCTCCGGCCAGCTGGTGCTGCTGCCCGGCGACCGGGGCGGCGGCGAGTTCGTGCTCGGCCCGGACATGGTGCGCCGCTGCGTGGACCTCTTCCTGCGGCTGGAGGAGGAGTTCGAGATCATCCTGGTCGACCTCAGCGCCGGCCGGTCCTACGCCGCCCAGCTGGCGCTGGAGGCCACCTCGCTGCCGGAGTTGGCCCAACTCACCGCGCGGTGGCTGGTGTTCCACCGCTGGACTCGCCAACACATCATCGCCGCAGCCGGGTTGGTCTACGGCGAGCGGGGAATCATGGCAACCGGGACGTCCCGCGGACACGACGAACAGCAGATGCGGGAGTCCATCCGGTTCGTCAGAGCGGCCGTGCCGGATGCCAGATCGCCGATGTTCACCGACCTGCGCCCGGCCCAGGCGCAGTGGCTGAGCATCTGCCACGACGAGCTGACCAAACTGGCCGCCCAGTACCGCCTGGGGCCCTCCAGGACCCTGGGCACCGTGCCGCTGGACCCGGTGCTGCAGTGGCGCGAGCAGCTGATCACCGACGACGACGTACTGCTCAGCCAGGTCGCCAACCTGGAGACGGCGCAGGCCTTCGCCGACCTCGCCGCCGCGCTGACCGACCAGCCGCGCTGGGAGTCACCGCTGTGAGCTGGGGCTGAGGGGGGGGAGGGACGGCACTGATGGACACCACTTTCCGGGAGGCATCCGCCGACCCGCGCACGACAGCTGTACCACTGGCCCATCTCTCGCTGGAGCTGGGCCACCTCTACATGGACGACTTCGCGGCCGGCCCGGCCCGCCTGCGTGAGCAGTTCGCCCGGGTCCGGCCCTGGGCCGACGCGGCCCGGCTGGCCTGCAGCGCCCCGCCGGGGCGCCGGCCGCGGATCAGCACCTGTTTCCTGGTCGACGACTACTTCACCCGGTTCTCCTCGCCCGCCGAGGTGGTGCCGCAGATCATCGAGCAGGCCGCCGAGTCCGGCCTGGTGATCGACTACCTGGCGCGCGAGTCGGCCTGTGCCGAGGCCGGCCAGGT from Kitasatospora azatica KCTC 9699 harbors:
- a CDS encoding SCO2523 family variant P-loop protein, which encodes MLIFATSDKGGTGRSVTSANVAYRRALDGDDVCYLDFDFGSPTSAAVFDVPTALRGVDELGLHSYLRGEVAEPRRVDVWAESESPALRPRPPGSGQLVLLPGDRGGGEFVLGPDMVRRCVDLFLRLEEEFEIILVDLSAGRSYAAQLALEATSLPELAQLTARWLVFHRWTRQHIIAAAGLVYGERGIMATGTSRGHDEQQMRESIRFVRAAVPDARSPMFTDLRPAQAQWLSICHDELTKLAAQYRLGPSRTLGTVPLDPVLQWREQLITDDDVLLSQVANLETAQAFADLAAALTDQPRWESPL